The following is a genomic window from Crossiella equi.
AGGACGGCCGGATCACCTTCACCGAGCTGGCCCGTCAGGTGAACCTGTCCGCGCCCGCCACCACCGAGCGGGTACGCCGGCTGGAACAGCTGGGCGTGATCACCGGCTACGTGGCGGTGGTCGACCCCCAGCTGCTGGGCCTGCCGATCGAGGCGATCGTGCGGGTCCGCGTGCGCAGCCTGGACACGCCCCGCTTCCGCGAGCGTGTGCTGCCGCTGGGCGCGGTCTGCGACGCGGACCATGTCACCGGCGACGACTGCTGGCTGCTGCGCGTGCGCTGCCGCTCGATGGGCGAGCTGGAGACCCTGGTCGGCACCGCCTCGCAGTACGGCGAGACGACGACCTCACTCGTGTTCTCCTCGCATGTGCGGAACCGCCCCGTCACCAGCCCCGGCTGAGAAGTCGACCTGCACCAGCTCCTCCCTCGGCTGGTAGCCCAGGCGCTGGTAGATCCGGGTGGCGACGTCGTTTCCGAGGTCGGCGAAGAGCACCACGTCAGTCGCACCCCGGTCCAGGGCCCACTGGGACACCCAGGCCGCGGCCGCGGACCCGTAGCCCCGGCCGCGCTGGACGACGGGCGTGTAGACGTAGGCCACCCGGGACATGCCCGCCTCGGGCTCGGAGGTGAAGGCCATGGCCACCGCCTCGCCGTCGACCTCCCAGAGCACGTGCGCGCCCCCGCTGCCGTTGAGGCTGGCGAGCACGGCCGCGCGCTCGTCGCTGTCGGTGCCCGCCATGGCCTCAAGCATGAAAACCGTGCGCCACTTGACCAGCAGCTCCAGGTCGGCCTCCCCGGCCAGCCTGCCCCGCCCGGACACGTCCGGCGGGACGAGCCGCTCAAGCCGGTAGGCCCGTGCGGGCGGGTGCTCGTGGGCGAGGTGCCCGGTGGCGGCGATCCAGGCCGTGGTGACCGCCTCCACGCTGTCCCGGGGCCCGGTCACCCCGGACAGGCCGGGGTCGTGCAGCCGCAAGGCGTCCACGGCCGCGGGCACCGCGGCCGTGGGCAGCCCGCTGACCAGCAGCGGGTGGGGTGGGGTCCGCAGCGCGGCGCCGACGAGCGCACCGCTGTTGTCGTGCACGGTGAGCATGAGCGGGTCGCGGTAGCCCGCCTCCTCTCCGGCCAGGCACCGCCGCATGACGGTGATGGCCAGGGTGTGGTGCACCGGATCGGCCAGGAAGTGCGGGCCCGCTACCGCCCAGAACAGCTTGGGGTCGTTGTGCACCTGCGCATCCATGTCTCCAGCCTGGTCCTGCGACGGCCTCCCGGCGACTCGATTTCGCCCCCGTCACACCTCCCGGAAGTCGATCTCCACGACCTCGTAGTCGGCCCGGTACCCGATGCGCTGGTAGATGCGGTTGGCGACCTCGTTGCCGAGGTCTGTGAACAACACCACGTCGGTCGCGCCCCTCGCGAGCGCGACCCGGGAGGCCTCGGCGGTGGCGGCGGAGGCGTAGCCGTTACCCCGCAGGTGCTCCGGTGTGTAAACGGGCCCGATCCGGGACATGCCCGCGGTGGGCCCGGAGAAGTGCGCCAAGGCCACCGGCGCCCCGTGGACCTCCCACAGCACATAGGTGCCAGCCCCGCTGGCGAGCCCGGCCAGGACGGCGGCCCGCTCATCGGTGGTGGCCCGCCCGGTCGCCTCCAGGTGGAAGGCCTCCCGCCACGCCACCAGGAGCTCCAGGTCGGCCTCGGTCCCCAGCCTGGGCGAGCCGGCCACGGTAGGCGGGACGAGCTCCCCGAGCCGGTAGGCCCGCATGGGCTTGTGCTCGTAGGCGATCTTGCCGGTGGCGGCTGCCCAGGCCTTGCCGAAGGGCTCGGCATTGTCCCGGGGCCCATTGACCCCGGGCAGCTCCGGATCGTGCTGCCGCAAGGCCTCCACGGCCGCGGGCGCGGTGTCCGGGGGCAGCGCGCTGACGATCAGCCCGTAGGGCGGGGTACGCGCGGTGGCGCCGACCACCGCGCCCGTGTGGTCGTGCACGGTCACCAGCACCGGGTTCCGGTAGTCGGCTTCGACTCCAGCGAGACAGCGGCGCAGCACGGTGACGGCGACGGTGTGCCGCACCGGGTCAGACAGGAACAACGGTCCGGCCAGGTCCCAGAACTCCTGGATGTCGGTGTGCACACGCGCGTCCATGCCCCACAGGGTGCGCCAACAACCGGTTCGCGCACAACGCAAAAAAGCGTGTGGCCCAGAATCCGAAGATCCTGAGCCACACGCAAATTTAGTTCGGCGGCGTCCTACTCTCCCACACACTCACGCATGCAGTACCATCGGCGCTGGAGGACTTAGCTTCCGGGTTCGGAATGGGACCGGGCGTTTCCCCTCCGCCATAACCACCGAAACACTATGAAAAAACCATCAACACACACCACAGTCGGTGCAGGTTGGTTCCTTCAGAACCACACAGTGGACGCGTAGCAACTTTGTGAACAAGCCC
Proteins encoded in this region:
- a CDS encoding GNAT family N-acetyltransferase — protein: MDAQVHNDPKLFWAVAGPHFLADPVHHTLAITVMRRCLAGEEAGYRDPLMLTVHDNSGALVGAALRTPPHPLLVSGLPTAAVPAAVDALRLHDPGLSGVTGPRDSVEAVTTAWIAATGHLAHEHPPARAYRLERLVPPDVSGRGRLAGEADLELLVKWRTVFMLEAMAGTDSDERAAVLASLNGSGGAHVLWEVDGEAVAMAFTSEPEAGMSRVAYVYTPVVQRGRGYGSAAAAWVSQWALDRGATDVVLFADLGNDVATRIYQRLGYQPREELVQVDFSAGAGDGAVPHMRGEHE
- a CDS encoding GNAT family N-acetyltransferase; this translates as MDARVHTDIQEFWDLAGPLFLSDPVRHTVAVTVLRRCLAGVEADYRNPVLVTVHDHTGAVVGATARTPPYGLIVSALPPDTAPAAVEALRQHDPELPGVNGPRDNAEPFGKAWAAATGKIAYEHKPMRAYRLGELVPPTVAGSPRLGTEADLELLVAWREAFHLEATGRATTDERAAVLAGLASGAGTYVLWEVHGAPVALAHFSGPTAGMSRIGPVYTPEHLRGNGYASAATAEASRVALARGATDVVLFTDLGNEVANRIYQRIGYRADYEVVEIDFREV
- a CDS encoding Lrp/AsnC family transcriptional regulator, with protein sequence MDLDALDWRILELLQQDGRITFTELARQVNLSAPATTERVRRLEQLGVITGYVAVVDPQLLGLPIEAIVRVRVRSLDTPRFRERVLPLGAVCDADHVTGDDCWLLRVRCRSMGELETLVGTASQYGETTTSLVFSSHVRNRPVTSPG